From one Triticum aestivum cultivar Chinese Spring chromosome 4B, IWGSC CS RefSeq v2.1, whole genome shotgun sequence genomic stretch:
- the LOC123093055 gene encoding CASP-like protein 5A1, whose protein sequence is MFASRPAVHPVEAPPPTDPVEQPTGVLMKDLPGMPGTAGGLALRLAQFAFAGVALGVMASTNDFPSVSAFCYLVAATILQCLWSFSLGIVDIYALLVKRCLRNRRAVCLFAIGDGITAALIFGAACSSAGITVLIDNDLNICAENHCGSFETATAMAFMSWFALTPSFLLNFWSMASR, encoded by the exons ATGTTCGCGAGCAGGCCGGCGGTGCACCCGGTGGAGGCGCCGCCGCCGACGGATCCGGTGGAGCAGCCCACGGGGGTGCTCATGAAGGACCTGCCCGGGATGCCCGGCACGGCCGGCGGCCTCGCGCTCCGCCTCGCGCAGTTCGCCTTCGCCGGAGTCGCCCTCGGCGTCATGGCCTCCACCAACGACTTCCCCTCCGTCAGCGCCTTCTG CTATCTTGTTGCAGCAACCATATTGCAATGCCTATGGAGCTTCTCGCTTGGGATTGTTGATATCTATGCATTGCTTGTTAAGCGTTGTCTAAGGAACCGCCGCGCTGTTTGCCTGTTCGCAATTGGAGATGGG ATCACGGCAGCACTCATCTTCGGCGCAGCATGCTCGTCGGCAGGCATCACGGTCCTGATCGACAACGACCTGAACATCTGTGCCGAGAACCACTGTGGCAGCTTCGAGACCGCGACGGCGATGGCATTCATGAGCTGGTTTGCTCTCACGCCCTCCTTCCTGCTGAACTTCTGGTCGATGGCTTCCCGATGA
- the LOC123093053 gene encoding BTB/POZ domain-containing protein SR1IP1 produces the protein MQTDTQFSSAAMKRTSDWIRSQEFPSDITIQVGESSFNLHKLPLASKCGYIRKLVSGANGSRVTHLEITGMPGDAKAFDLVIKFCYGVNFEITADNVAMLRCAAEHLEMTEECKPGNLIGRTEAYLEEVALASLEGAVTALRRAEELLPASDKVQLIGRCIDAIATMTCGDGSHEGLDDVGAPPKPVDDWWADELTALRIDTFQRVMIAMKARGFKGIAMGTMIMLYAQKSLRRLDMNGRERKKMEPRQEHEKRVVLETIVSLLPREKNTMSVSFLSMLLRAAIYLDTSLACRLDLETRMAAQLGQAVLDDLLIPSSSPEGAGTAYDVDAVQRILAGYLENEGEATRLDYNTDDDFASAASPPNDVGPVGKLMESYLAEISSDVNLPVDKFTGLAELIPERARFNEDGMYRAIDIYLKAHPSLGEGERKKVCGVMDCQKLSREACAHAAQNDRLPVQTVVQVLYHEQRRLRVPPPSQAPSGAPSYAGGESPAVSYGRERSAPSSEVSRLQRENDELRMELMQMKMRLRDPSGAAPAPAPPLAAGATRSFPSSGKPPLPKKQGGSGGGGGGGFMKKLGRLNPFVRDPLGGGKVRTKPPKDRRHSIS, from the exons ATGCAGaccgatactcagttctcttcgGCCGCGATGAAGAGGACCAGCGACTG GATCCGTTCGCAAGAATTCCCAAGCGATATTACCATCCAAGTTGGGGAGAGCAGCTTCAACCTTCACAAG CTCCCACTGGCATCTAAATGCGGCTACATAAGGAAGCTGGTGTCGGGGGCCAACGGGTCCAGGGTGACCCACCTGGAGATCACGGGCATGCCCGGCGACGCCAAGGCGTTCGACCTCGTCATCAAGTTCTGCTACGGCGTCAACTTCGAGATCACCGCCGACAACGTCGCCATGCTGCGctgcgccgccgagcaccttgAGATGACGGAGGAGTGCAAGCCCGGGAACCTCATCGGCAGGACCGAGGCCTACCTGGAGGAGGTGGCGCTGGCGAGCCTCGAGGGCGCGGTCACCGCGCTCCGCAGGGCCGAGGAGCTCCTCCCGGCGTCCGACAAGGTGCAGCTCATTGGCAGGTGCATCGATGCCATAGCGACCAtgacctgcggcgacggcagccatgAAGGGCTGGACGACGTGGGCGCGCCACCGAAGCCTGTCGATGACTGGTGGGCCGACGAGCTGACGGCGCTGAGGATCGACACCTTCCAGAGGGTCATGATCGCCATGAAGGCGAGGGGGTTCAAGGGCATCGCCATGGGGACGATGATCATGCTCTACGCTCAGAAGTCTCTACGAAGATTG GACATGAACGGGAGGGAGCGGAAGAAGATGGAGCCGAGGCAGGAGCACGAGAAGCGGGTGGTTCTCGAGACGATCGTGAGCCTCCTGCCGAGGGAGAAGAACACCATGTCAGTGAGCTTCCTGTCGATGCTGCTCCGGGCGGCGATCTACCTCGACACGTCGCTGGCGTGCCGGCTCGACCTGGAGACGCGGATGGCCGCGCAGCTCGGCCAGGCCGTGCTCGACGACCTGCTCATCCCGTCCTCCTCGCCCGAGGGCGCAGGCACGGCCTACGACGTCGACGCGGTGCAGAGGATCCTGGCCGGGTACCTGGAGAACGAGGGCGAGGCGACGCGCCTGGACTACAACACGGACGACGACTTCGCCTCGGCGGCGTCGCCGCCCAACGACGTCGGGCCGGTCGGCAAGCTCATGGAGAGCTACCTCGCCGAGATCTCCTCGGACGTGAACCTGCCCGTTGACAAGTTCACCGGCCTCGCCGAGCTCATCCCGGAGCGCGCCCGGTTCAACGAGGACGGCATGTACCGCGCCATCGACATCTACCTGAAG GCGCATCCGTCGTTGGGCGAGGGCGAGAGGAAGAAGGTGTGCGGCGTCATGGACTGCCAGAAGCTGTCGCGGGAGGCGTGCGCGCACGCGGCGCAGAACGACCGGCTGCCGGTGCAGACGGTGGTGCAGGTACTGTACCACGAGCAGCGGCGCCTCCGCGTGCCGCCGCCCTCGCAGGCGCCGAGCGGCGCGCCGTCGTACGCCGGGGGGGAGTCGCCGGCGGTGTCGTACGGGCGGGAGCGGAGCGCGCCGTCCAGCGAGGTGTCGCGGCTGCAGCGGGAGAACGACGAGCTGAGGATGGAGCTGATGCAGATGAAGATGCGCCTGAGGGACCCGTCGGGCGCGGCGCCGGCCCCGGCGCCGCCACTCGCGGCGGGGGCAACCCGGAGCTTCCCGTCGTCGGGGAAGCCGCCACTGCCGAAGAAGcagggcggcagcggcggaggaggcggcggcgggttcATGAAGAAGCTCGGGCGGCTGAACCCGTTCGTGCGCGACCCTCTGGGCGGCGGCAAGGTCCGCACGAAGCCGCCCAAGGATCGCAGGCACTCCATTTCTTGA